The following proteins come from a genomic window of Andrena cerasifolii isolate SP2316 chromosome 6, iyAndCera1_principal, whole genome shotgun sequence:
- the LOC143369616 gene encoding uncharacterized protein LOC143369616 isoform X1, with product MQIVHFSWGLICCLLSHFRVSSAEYNITLSDDGPVVLGGVITFKADFYKENGERPSGTFKYTWRDNAIPPHEYETEGTTNTTTYWSVTYPHDVYAVGIYEVEVIVSESYPLIWLKLTSVRTRFYVTLSLNGDIEIIQSNKTLEDTYVSSVSEANVTLRMRKGDMDYLMSAVTVSTYWFIDCKYYGQTNGFNFVYNFTHPNTSHVLEALVIASHESPTTTVPPLVTTTVPSVTTASNTTISNTTTEEVVLTTVPNVNVTVPPTLITTETSAPLNTALSTSDTNVNISLPYICSNSSIIPPDPNKTYGHFTKKVNIRAPILNVTVEGTNWIQLWDKLSLNVTCNGTGPFYKCLHFHRGKYNVTGNETCDSGVILHSCNFSITHYFLEPSVYTILVVLSNDVSKQVYPLTINIYKVTTKPQLSVIVVPVSCSLAAVVLIVFGIAYYIQSRARFTVEVADFDFGQNNPELEYKTFTDRLRDSFNNTIRPGSKRISGYKPLSNPETLQ from the exons ATGCAGATAGTGCATTTTTCTTGGGGTCTCATTTGCTGTCTACTGTCTCATTTTCGAG TCAGCTCTGCcgaatataatattacattGTCCGACGATGGCCCTGTGGTGTTAGGCGGAGTTATTACGTTTAAAGCTGACTTTTACAAAGAGAACGGTGAAAGACCGTCGGGAACATTCAAGTATACATGGAGAGATAATGCAATACCGCCCCATGAATATGAG ACAGAAGGAACAACAAATACCACAACATATTGGAGTGTAACGTATCCACACGACGTTTATGCCGTTGGGATATACGAGGTTGAGGTAATTGTTAGCGAGTCCTATCCATTAATTTGGTTGAAACTTACCAGTGTCCGCACTCGGTTCTACGTTACTC TATCCCTTAATGGCGACATTGAAATTATACAGTCTAACAAGACATTAGAAGATACGTATGTTTCGTCTGTATCTGAGGCAAACGTGACGTTACGTATGCGCAAGGGAGACATGGATTATTTGATGAGCGCAGTAACAGTATCCACATATTGGTTTATAGACTGCAAATATTATGGTCAAACAAATGGTTTTAACTTCGTCTATAATTTCACACACCCTAATACATCACACGTTCTGGAGGCTTTAGTAATTGCGTCGCACGAGTCTCCAACGACAACTGTCCCTCCTCTGGTAACAACCACTGTTCCGTCTGTTACGACTGCATCGAACACCACGATATCAAATACTACTACGGAGGAGGTGGTATTAACCACGGTGCCTAACGTTAATGTAACTGTGCCACCAACATTAATAACAacggaaacatctgcgcctcttaataCCGCGCTCAGCACCAGCGACacaaatgtaaatatttctttacctTATATTTGTTCAAACTCCTCGATAATTCCTCCAGATCCCAACAAAACTTATGGGCACTTTACCAAGAAAGTCAATATTCGCG CACCTATACTGAACGTAACAGTAGAGGGGACAAATTGGATTCAGCTGTGGGATAAGCTATCCCTGAACGTAACATGTAACGGTACAGGACCTTTCTATAAGTGCCTTCATTTCCACCGAGGGAAATACAATGTTACTGGAAACGAAACCTGCGACAGCGGAGTCATTCTTCATTCTTGTAACTTTTCCATTACCCATTATTTCTTGGAGCCCAGTGTATACACTATATTAGTCGTATTGAGTAATGACGTCAGCAAGCAAGTCTATCCTCTGacaataaacatttataaag TGACAACGAAGCCGCAATTGTCTGTGATCGTTGTACCCGTCTCTTGTTCGCTCGCTGCTGTAGTGCTGATTGTTTTTGGCATTGCGTATTACATACAAAGCAGAGCAAGATTTACAGTGGAGGTAGCAGACTTTGATTTCGGCCAAAATAACCCAGAACTGGAGTATAAAACATTTACGGACCGATTAAGGGACTCGTTCAATAACACCATAAGACCAGGAAGCAAACGGATAAGT GGTTATAAACCTCTTAGTAATCCTGAAACTCTTCAATAA
- the LOC143369616 gene encoding uncharacterized protein LOC143369616 isoform X2 encodes MQIVHFSWGLICCLLSHFRVSSAEYNITLSDDGPVVLGGVITFKADFYKENGERPSGTFKYTWRDNAIPPHEYETEGTTNTTTYWSVTYPHDVYAVGIYEVEVIVSESYPLIWLKLTSVRTRFYVTLSLNGDIEIIQSNKTLEDTYVSSVSEANVTLRMRKGDMDYLMSAVTVSTYWFIDCKYYGQTNGFNFVYNFTHPNTSHVLEALVIASHESPTTTVPPLVTTTVPSVTTASNTTISNTTTEEVVLTTVPNVNVTVPPTLITTETSAPLNTALSTSDTNVNISLPYICSNSSIIPPDPNKTYGHFTKKVNIRAPILNVTVEGTNWIQLWDKLSLNVTCNGTGPFYKCLHFHRGKYNVTGNETCDSGVILHSCNFSITHYFLEPSVYTILVVLSNDVSKQVYPLTINIYKVTTKPQLSVIVVPVSCSLAAVVLIVFGIAYYIQSRARFTVEVADFDFGQNNPELEYKTFTDRLRDSFNNTIRPGSKRISVRLPYYGSMNH; translated from the exons ATGCAGATAGTGCATTTTTCTTGGGGTCTCATTTGCTGTCTACTGTCTCATTTTCGAG TCAGCTCTGCcgaatataatattacattGTCCGACGATGGCCCTGTGGTGTTAGGCGGAGTTATTACGTTTAAAGCTGACTTTTACAAAGAGAACGGTGAAAGACCGTCGGGAACATTCAAGTATACATGGAGAGATAATGCAATACCGCCCCATGAATATGAG ACAGAAGGAACAACAAATACCACAACATATTGGAGTGTAACGTATCCACACGACGTTTATGCCGTTGGGATATACGAGGTTGAGGTAATTGTTAGCGAGTCCTATCCATTAATTTGGTTGAAACTTACCAGTGTCCGCACTCGGTTCTACGTTACTC TATCCCTTAATGGCGACATTGAAATTATACAGTCTAACAAGACATTAGAAGATACGTATGTTTCGTCTGTATCTGAGGCAAACGTGACGTTACGTATGCGCAAGGGAGACATGGATTATTTGATGAGCGCAGTAACAGTATCCACATATTGGTTTATAGACTGCAAATATTATGGTCAAACAAATGGTTTTAACTTCGTCTATAATTTCACACACCCTAATACATCACACGTTCTGGAGGCTTTAGTAATTGCGTCGCACGAGTCTCCAACGACAACTGTCCCTCCTCTGGTAACAACCACTGTTCCGTCTGTTACGACTGCATCGAACACCACGATATCAAATACTACTACGGAGGAGGTGGTATTAACCACGGTGCCTAACGTTAATGTAACTGTGCCACCAACATTAATAACAacggaaacatctgcgcctcttaataCCGCGCTCAGCACCAGCGACacaaatgtaaatatttctttacctTATATTTGTTCAAACTCCTCGATAATTCCTCCAGATCCCAACAAAACTTATGGGCACTTTACCAAGAAAGTCAATATTCGCG CACCTATACTGAACGTAACAGTAGAGGGGACAAATTGGATTCAGCTGTGGGATAAGCTATCCCTGAACGTAACATGTAACGGTACAGGACCTTTCTATAAGTGCCTTCATTTCCACCGAGGGAAATACAATGTTACTGGAAACGAAACCTGCGACAGCGGAGTCATTCTTCATTCTTGTAACTTTTCCATTACCCATTATTTCTTGGAGCCCAGTGTATACACTATATTAGTCGTATTGAGTAATGACGTCAGCAAGCAAGTCTATCCTCTGacaataaacatttataaag TGACAACGAAGCCGCAATTGTCTGTGATCGTTGTACCCGTCTCTTGTTCGCTCGCTGCTGTAGTGCTGATTGTTTTTGGCATTGCGTATTACATACAAAGCAGAGCAAGATTTACAGTGGAGGTAGCAGACTTTGATTTCGGCCAAAATAACCCAGAACTGGAGTATAAAACATTTACGGACCGATTAAGGGACTCGTTCAATAACACCATAAGACCAGGAAGCAAACGGATAAGTGTACGCCTGCCTTATTATGGCAGCATGAATCACTAA